One segment of Acropora muricata isolate sample 2 chromosome 8, ASM3666990v1, whole genome shotgun sequence DNA contains the following:
- the LOC136926560 gene encoding melatonin receptor type 1A-like — MASITVILYICICVLAIFGNSLTIAMFILERQLLKKSYNILILALAITDVLTAVNVIVNPSFVLGDAFPYPTGPILGEIFCRLISTRLLIFQLVFFSVYINLVLTAERWCAIVKPHKYNYAFSNKRVLCYIVLSWVWSVLLILKGALTVGYNPSGDKICQRNDSGGTLFNAIWYATQIFLKMIIPCISMIGMYVHMISKTLKSPSASPESVAKLKARLTLMTAVATLVLIVLYIPNQIVFFLSTLGKIQLNTPLHKITCFLTFMTTCLNPFIYGLSNNIYRQRYRRILFASCPSVMRGSRVQAEDVEANDNHALGLNQLCTEPNREIAAGEQNHSAMFTELSLDVKE, encoded by the coding sequence ATGGCTTCCATAACTGTAATCTTATACATCTGCATTTGCGTGCTGGCCATTTTTGGAAACTCGTTGACCATTGCGATGTTCATCTTAGAAAGACAGTTATTGAAGAAGTCGTACAACATCTTAATCCTGGCTCTGGCAATAACGGATGTGTTGACAGCAGTCAATGTGATAGTCAACCCATCGTTTGTTCTTGGTGATGCATTTCCATATCCAACAGGTCCCATCCTTGGAGAGATCTTCTGTCGCCTAATATCGACTCGTCTTCTCATCTTCCAGCTCGTGTTTTTCTCAGTTTACATCAACTTGGTGCTAACGGCAGAACGATGGTGTGCAATCGTTAAACCTCACAAATATAACTACGCATTCAGCAATAAAAGGGTTCTTTGTTACATTGTGCTTTCATGGGTGTGGTCAGTTCTCCTCATACTCAAAGGTGCATTGACAGTCGGTTACAATCCCTCTGGAGATAAGATCTGCCAGCGAAACGACTCAGGGGGAACCCTGTTTAATGCAATTTGGTATGCCACTCAAATTTTCTTGAAGATGATCATACCCTGCATCTCCATGATTGGCATGTACGTCCACATGATTTCAAAGACACTCAAGTCACCATCTGCTTCTCCGGAGAGTGTTGCAAAACTGAAGGCAAGGTTGACTCTTATGACAGCGGTTGCCACTTTAGTTCTAATCGTTCTATATATACCAAACCaaattgtctttttcttgtCGACTTTGGGGAAAATCCAACTTAATACCCCACTGCATAAAATTACATGTTTTCTTACTTTCATGACAACATGTCTCAATCCGTTTATTTACGGACTGAGCAACAACATTTATCGGCAACGCTATAGGCGTATTTTATTTGCCAGTTGTCCTAGTGTAATGAGAGGCAGTCGTGTTCAGGCAGAAGATGTGGAAGCGAATGACAACCATGCACTCGGTCTTAACCAGCTTTGCACTGAGCCGAATCGTGAAATTGCGGCGGGTGAACAAAATCATTCGGCCATGTTCACAGAACTGAGTCTTGATGTCAAAGAGTAG
- the LOC136925982 gene encoding somatostatin receptor type 5-like, with the protein MNATVNSLSSVPTSATIAASDKAFKSGLNPVLQAVYSTISVVAILGNTMTILVFVFDKKLLKKSYNILILALAIADVLTALQLITHPAFVLGDAFPYPTDPVLGEMFCRIMWSRVFVFQLVVFSAYIVLFLTAERWFAVLKPHKYNNFFNPKRVIAYIVFSWVWSFALTGPGLLEIKYSSSADKICEFQFYLPGSLFRVLTSIFQVTMKLIFPCLVIIAMYIHMIVKTNQSTVASEESKAKLRGKMTRMIGASSLMLIICVIPNQIFLVLAQAGKAEINSAPYHIASALTFANSCVNPFVYGLSNPNYRQRYRQIQLCMCPKVRLWEGRVDPASEERIPP; encoded by the coding sequence ATGAACGCAACTGTTAACTCATTATCCAGTGTTCCAACATCTGCAACCATAGCAGCAAGCGATAAAGCCTTTAAAAGTGGCTTAAATCCGGTATTACAAGCTGTTTATTCAACGATTTCAGTGGTAGCAATACTTGGGAATACGATGACCATTCTTGTCTTTGTCTTCGACAAGAAGCTCCTGAAAAAGTCCTACAACATTCTTATTCTTGCGCTGGCCATAGCTGATGTATTGACCGCTCTTCAGTTGATTACACACCCCGCTTTCGTTCTTGGTGACGCATTTCCCTACCCAACTGACCCCGTCCTTGGAGAAATGTTCTGTCGCATAATGTGGAGCCGAGTTTTCGTCTTTCAACTTGTGGTCTTCTCAGCGTATATTGTGTTGTTCTTAACAGCAGAGCGCTGGTTTGCTGTTTTGAAGCCTCACAAATACAATAACTTCTTCAATCCAAAACGAGTCATCGCATATATTGTGTTCTCGTGGGTGTGGTCATTTGCCCTCACTGGTCCCGGCTTACTTGAAATAAAGTACAGTTCCTCAGCGGACAAAATCTGtgaatttcaattttatttaccaGGATCCTTGTTCCGCGTGCTAACGTCCATATTTCAAGTGACCATGAAGCTGATATTTCCTTGCCTGGTTATCATCGCCATGTACATCCACATGATTGTGAAGACAAATCAGTCAACAGTGGCTTCAGAAGAGAGTAAAGCGAAACTTCGCGGAAAAATGACGCGAATGATTGGTGCATCGAGTCTTATGTTGATCATCTGTGTGATTCCAAACCAAATCTTTCTCGTGCTTGCTCAGGCAGGAAAAGCCGAGATAAATAGTGCGCCATATCATATCGCCTCAGCTCTTACCTTCGCGAACAGCTGCGTCAATCCATTTGTTTACGGCCTGAGCAATCCAAATTATCGCCAACGTTACAGGCAAATCCAGCTCTGCATGTGTCCTAAGGTCAGGCTTTGGGAAGGGCGTGTGGACCCAGCATCAGAAGAGAGAATCCCCCCGTAG